In bacterium, a single genomic region encodes these proteins:
- a CDS encoding dTDP-glucose 4,6-dehydratase, with the protein MHLLVTGGCGFLGSHFVRDWLRGHPEDRITNVDCLTYAGSLDNLEEAKSHPRHRHVPVDIADREGMRAIWSERYDLVVHFAAETHVDRSLEDAARFVRTNVLGTQTLLDGARQQDDVSVIIVSSDEVYGPAPKGATFGTGDPLRPTSPYAASKAAADWLALASRHTDNLDVTIVRSVNVYGPRQYPEKFIPLFVTNALAGEPLPLYGHGRHRRVWLHVDDFVAGLRAIATDRERRRERPVWHLGSREERENRAIAQRICELCGADPSLIATVADRPGHDARYALDFSQTERVFGWTPRIGFDEGLRDTVDWIRDHLDWCRARRSWTPGFLRSR; encoded by the coding sequence ATGCATCTTCTGGTGACCGGTGGTTGTGGATTCCTTGGCTCGCACTTTGTGCGCGACTGGCTGCGCGGCCATCCGGAGGACCGGATCACCAATGTCGACTGCCTGACCTACGCCGGCTCACTGGACAATCTGGAAGAGGCGAAGTCGCATCCGCGTCATCGTCATGTCCCAGTCGACATCGCCGACCGCGAAGGGATGCGCGCCATCTGGTCGGAGCGGTATGATCTCGTCGTCCACTTTGCCGCGGAAACGCACGTCGACCGGTCGCTGGAGGATGCCGCGCGGTTTGTGCGCACCAATGTCCTGGGCACCCAGACGCTGCTGGATGGCGCGCGGCAGCAGGATGACGTTTCGGTCATCATCGTGTCATCGGATGAGGTCTATGGCCCCGCGCCGAAGGGCGCGACCTTCGGCACCGGCGATCCGTTGCGTCCCACCAGCCCCTACGCCGCCAGCAAGGCGGCCGCCGACTGGCTGGCGCTCGCCAGCCGCCACACCGACAATCTCGACGTGACCATCGTGCGTTCGGTCAACGTCTATGGCCCGCGGCAGTATCCCGAGAAGTTCATCCCGCTGTTTGTCACCAACGCCCTGGCGGGGGAGCCCTTGCCGCTTTATGGGCATGGCCGTCATCGCCGCGTCTGGCTGCATGTCGATGACTTTGTGGCGGGGCTGCGGGCCATCGCCACCGACCGCGAACGCCGGCGGGAACGCCCGGTCTGGCATTTGGGCTCGCGCGAGGAGCGCGAAAACCGCGCCATCGCTCAGCGTATCTGCGAACTTTGTGGCGCCGATCCGTCGTTGATCGCCACCGTGGCCGACCGTCCCGGCCACGATGCCCGCTACGCGCTCGATTTCTCGCAAACCGAGCGCGTCTTCGGTTGGACGCCGCGCATCGGCTTCGACGAGGGCTTGCGCGACACTGTCGACTGGATCCGCGACCATCTGGATTGGTGCCGGGCGCGCCGCTCCTGGACCCCCGGATTTCTGCGGTCGCGCTGA
- the pckA gene encoding phosphoenolpyruvate carboxykinase (ATP) — translation MLDQQHLASDTHVFNGLKALGLHNIGRIYANLVTPALYEEVIRRREGMMALSGPLVVRTGHHTGRSANDKFLVDDATTHPHVWWGKVNRPFDPGRFESLYRKVLAYLQGQDLYVQDLYAGADPKHRLRVRVICENAWHSLFARTLFLRPHADELPTFAPDFTIVHAPHFHANPDVDGTNSETFVILDMTRRLVIIGGTSYAGEIKKSVFTAMNYILPFNNVMPMHCSANVGKGGDVALFFGLSGTGKTSLSADPERALVGDDEHGWSDDGIFNFEGGCYAKVIRLSADAEPDIYACTRRFGTILENVVIDATSRRLNLDDDAITENTRAAYPLTHIANAVPSGCAGHPDNIMFLSADAFGVLPPIAKLTPAQAMYYFISGYTAKLGGTEKGLGKEPQATFSVCFGAPFMALHPTVYAKLLAERIRKHKSHVWLVNTGWSGGAYGVGSRIKIGYTRAMIKAALGGRLASVPTVNHPVFDFAVPQSCPGVPAEILDPRRTWPDPNRYDEAAAALGRRFRDNFAQFTSGVSDEIAQAGPKA, via the coding sequence ATGCTCGACCAACAGCACCTGGCGTCCGATACTCACGTGTTCAACGGTCTCAAGGCGCTGGGCCTGCACAACATCGGCCGCATCTACGCCAACCTCGTCACGCCGGCCCTCTACGAGGAAGTCATCCGCCGCCGCGAGGGGATGATGGCGTTGTCCGGTCCGTTGGTTGTGCGCACCGGCCATCACACCGGCCGCTCCGCCAACGACAAATTTCTGGTCGATGACGCGACGACGCATCCCCATGTCTGGTGGGGGAAGGTCAATCGGCCCTTCGATCCCGGCCGCTTCGAATCGCTCTACCGCAAGGTGCTCGCCTATTTGCAGGGGCAGGATCTCTATGTGCAGGATCTCTACGCCGGCGCCGATCCCAAGCACCGTCTGCGCGTGCGCGTGATCTGCGAAAACGCCTGGCACAGTCTGTTCGCGCGCACGCTCTTTCTGCGCCCGCACGCCGACGAGCTGCCGACCTTCGCCCCCGACTTCACCATTGTGCACGCGCCGCATTTCCACGCCAACCCCGATGTCGACGGCACCAACTCCGAGACCTTTGTCATCCTCGACATGACCCGCCGTCTGGTCATCATCGGCGGCACCAGTTACGCCGGCGAGATCAAAAAGTCGGTGTTTACGGCGATGAACTACATCCTGCCGTTCAACAACGTCATGCCGATGCACTGCTCGGCCAACGTCGGCAAGGGCGGCGACGTTGCGCTCTTCTTCGGATTGTCCGGCACCGGCAAGACCAGTCTCTCCGCCGATCCCGAGCGGGCGCTGGTCGGCGATGACGAGCACGGGTGGTCCGACGACGGCATCTTCAACTTCGAAGGCGGCTGCTACGCCAAGGTGATCCGCCTGTCCGCCGATGCCGAGCCCGACATTTACGCCTGCACGCGCCGCTTCGGCACTATCCTGGAAAACGTCGTGATCGACGCCACGTCGCGCCGTCTCAACCTCGACGACGATGCCATCACCGAGAACACGCGCGCGGCCTACCCGCTGACGCACATCGCCAACGCGGTGCCCTCGGGATGCGCCGGCCATCCGGACAACATCATGTTCCTCTCCGCCGACGCGTTTGGCGTGCTGCCGCCGATTGCCAAGTTGACCCCGGCCCAGGCAATGTATTACTTCATCTCCGGGTACACCGCCAAACTGGGAGGCACGGAGAAGGGGTTGGGCAAGGAGCCGCAGGCGACGTTTTCAGTTTGTTTCGGCGCGCCATTCATGGCGCTGCATCCGACGGTGTACGCAAAACTGCTGGCCGAACGGATCCGGAAGCACAAGTCGCATGTCTGGCTGGTCAATACCGGCTGGAGCGGCGGGGCCTATGGCGTCGGGTCGCGCATCAAGATCGGCTATACGCGCGCGATGATCAAAGCGGCGCTGGGCGGCCGGCTGGCCTCGGTGCCGACCGTGAATCACCCGGTGTTTGACTTTGCCGTGCCGCAGTCCTGCCCCGGCGTGCCCGCGGAGATTCTCGATCCGCGGCGCACCTGGCCCGATCCGAACCGGTACGATGAGGCGGCAGCGGCGCTGGGCAGGCGCTTCCGCGACAACTTTGCTCAGTTCACCAGCGGCGTTTCCGATGAAATTGCCCAAGCCGGACCGAAAGCGTAG
- a CDS encoding TlpA disulfide reductase family protein has protein sequence MSVRSPLLRALGVLGVIVLVGCGTPSTPTPAPRSNATATANPTATTPTVVVGAVPRVDSVLEAVKGKWVLVNVWATWCRPCVVETPDLVALHQSLRDKPFALVGISADFMTSPTEAEAVKKVRSFAEMHRMAYPNIIFSGSTDDLTARFQLSGTIPASILYNPKGEEVERWIGRLAESDFERIRSLVS, from the coding sequence ATGAGCGTACGGAGCCCACTTCTGCGCGCCCTCGGCGTCCTGGGCGTGATCGTCCTGGTCGGTTGCGGGACACCCTCGACACCAACACCCGCGCCGCGGTCGAACGCCACCGCCACGGCCAACCCGACGGCCACCACGCCCACGGTGGTGGTCGGAGCGGTGCCACGGGTCGATTCGGTTCTGGAGGCCGTCAAAGGCAAATGGGTCTTGGTGAACGTCTGGGCGACCTGGTGCCGCCCCTGTGTGGTCGAAACGCCCGATCTGGTGGCATTGCATCAATCCCTGCGCGATAAGCCGTTCGCGTTGGTGGGCATCTCCGCCGATTTCATGACCTCGCCGACTGAGGCGGAAGCGGTCAAGAAGGTGCGCTCCTTCGCCGAGATGCACCGCATGGCTTACCCCAATATTATCTTCTCCGGCTCGACCGATGACCTGACGGCGCGCTTCCAGCTCTCCGGCACGATTCCGGCGTCCATTCTTTACAACCCCAAGGGGGAGGAAGTGGAGCGCTGGATCGGCCGTCTCGCCGAGTCCGACTTCGAGCGGATCCGCTCGCTGGTGTCGTAG
- a CDS encoding thioredoxin family protein: MMRLQWLAPLALLTAVTALAQQKKEPPGLSELEIGKTAPEFSLPGTDGKTYSYKDIAGEKGTLVIFTCNHCPYAVAYQKRIIDLTARYKPQGIGVVAISSNDAKAYPDDSFAKMKERADSMKYNFPYLYDESQAVALQYGPKVTPHIFLFDAKGTLVYRGRIDDSAKENEVKKRELTDALDALVAGRGIPTATTTAFGCSIKWRADVLATGKKSSS; the protein is encoded by the coding sequence ATGATGCGACTCCAATGGCTGGCCCCGCTCGCGCTGCTGACTGCCGTCACCGCCCTCGCGCAACAGAAGAAAGAGCCACCCGGTCTGTCCGAACTGGAAATCGGCAAGACGGCGCCCGAATTCTCGCTGCCGGGCACCGATGGGAAGACTTACAGCTACAAGGACATTGCCGGCGAGAAGGGCACACTGGTCATCTTCACCTGCAATCATTGCCCCTATGCGGTCGCCTACCAGAAGCGGATCATCGATCTGACCGCCAGGTACAAGCCGCAGGGGATCGGCGTGGTGGCCATCTCCAGCAACGATGCCAAGGCCTATCCGGATGACTCCTTCGCCAAGATGAAGGAACGCGCCGACTCGATGAAATACAACTTCCCCTACCTCTACGACGAATCGCAGGCGGTAGCGCTTCAATACGGCCCGAAGGTCACGCCGCACATCTTCCTGTTCGACGCCAAGGGGACGCTGGTCTACCGCGGGCGGATCGACGATTCGGCCAAGGAGAATGAAGTCAAGAAGCGGGAGTTGACCGATGCGCTTGACGCGCTCGTCGCCGGGCGGGGAATCCCGACCGCGACCACCACGGCCTTCGGTTGCTCGATCAAGTGGCGCGCGGACGTCCTCGCGACGGGGAAGAAGTCTTCGTCATGA
- a CDS encoding O-antigen ligase family protein, producing MALEATLSIRTRAWWRWLAAIGALQFVAGVAAARYGWPLGLAPLAALALLLPLLYPRLGLFLLMAAMFSKHPLPGTDGIYVSDVLSVPLMAGAIMNRLASTTPGAWRRNPLFAPLAALAVYFGLTVVWAPYTIPALINWARHLQLIALTLIILDQVAEEDIGRILLLMLAATIVISLSTIAEFVASGGRERVFGPAGWFFNTFLSMAMIHASVGAIVSARRSARLWWIAAAGISFLGLIATQTRSAMLQALLGIIVVVVSTWIWSRRRHVPKLRRRIVVLVAVTTAMILIFLFGQIVLFETASQRVEQAIEGRSNTIFIRLLLWKMGWAVFTDSPIFGVGLGQASRWSDRFDFFHLDPASPRAGGLGVHNDAITYLAETGIIGTFLILWMFWRLVKMGWELLGRARDEQQLRALLILAGPVGAIICHYFYSAYLFYSIGGMVVSFYFGMMAKMYVQRVHSEPPNLPARVSDALPVA from the coding sequence ATGGCGCTTGAGGCAACGCTGTCCATCCGGACACGCGCGTGGTGGCGGTGGTTGGCCGCGATCGGCGCGCTGCAATTCGTCGCGGGAGTCGCCGCGGCTCGTTACGGCTGGCCGCTGGGACTGGCGCCGTTGGCCGCGCTGGCCCTCCTGCTCCCGCTATTATATCCGCGCCTTGGGCTCTTTCTGCTCATGGCCGCGATGTTCTCCAAGCACCCGCTCCCCGGCACGGATGGAATCTATGTCTCAGACGTGTTGTCCGTGCCGCTGATGGCCGGCGCGATCATGAATCGGCTCGCCTCAACGACGCCGGGAGCCTGGAGGCGCAACCCGCTGTTCGCGCCGTTAGCGGCGCTGGCGGTGTACTTTGGCCTGACAGTCGTCTGGGCGCCATACACCATACCGGCCCTCATCAACTGGGCCCGCCACCTGCAGTTGATCGCCCTCACATTGATCATCCTCGACCAGGTGGCGGAAGAGGACATCGGACGGATCCTGTTGCTCATGCTCGCCGCGACGATCGTGATCTCGTTATCCACCATCGCGGAGTTCGTCGCCAGCGGCGGACGGGAGCGTGTCTTCGGGCCCGCCGGCTGGTTTTTCAACACCTTCCTGTCGATGGCGATGATCCACGCCAGTGTCGGCGCGATCGTGTCGGCCCGTCGGTCCGCGCGACTGTGGTGGATCGCGGCGGCCGGCATCAGTTTTCTGGGGCTGATCGCCACTCAGACGCGCTCGGCGATGTTGCAGGCGCTGCTGGGGATCATCGTGGTCGTGGTGTCGACCTGGATCTGGTCGCGCCGCCGGCATGTGCCGAAGCTCCGTCGCCGCATCGTCGTTCTGGTCGCGGTGACCACGGCCATGATCCTGATCTTTCTGTTCGGACAGATCGTGTTGTTTGAGACGGCCTCACAACGGGTGGAGCAGGCGATCGAAGGCCGTTCGAACACCATTTTCATCCGTCTGTTGTTGTGGAAGATGGGATGGGCGGTGTTCACTGACTCGCCGATCTTCGGCGTGGGCCTCGGGCAGGCCAGCCGCTGGAGCGACCGGTTCGACTTCTTTCACCTCGATCCCGCCTCGCCGCGCGCCGGCGGGCTGGGCGTCCACAACGATGCCATTACCTACCTGGCCGAGACGGGAATCATCGGGACTTTTCTTATCCTTTGGATGTTCTGGCGACTGGTGAAGATGGGGTGGGAACTGTTGGGGCGAGCGCGCGACGAACAACAATTGCGCGCGCTGCTGATCCTGGCCGGACCGGTCGGAGCGATCATCTGCCACTACTTCTATTCGGCCTACCTGTTCTACTCAATCGGCGGGATGGTGGTCTCGTTCTATTTTGGGATGATGGCCAAGATGTATGTCCAGCGCGTCCACTCGGAGCCGCCAAACCTGCCGGCGCGCGTCTCGGATGCTTTGCCCGTCGCATAA
- a CDS encoding dTDP-4-dehydrorhamnose 3,5-epimerase family protein: MTTPTPSRIHGSAVRPLAVHPDDRGRLFEILRHDDREFIRFGQVYVTTAFPGVVKAWHFHRKQTDFFCIIQGKARFALYDPRPDSPTRGQVDEVLCDGDRPQLIVIPNLVYHGFKNIGDIDVICINCPTESYDAADPDEERLDPYANDIPYDWRR; encoded by the coding sequence ATGACGACCCCGACGCCGTCGCGCATCCATGGCAGCGCGGTGCGCCCGCTGGCGGTCCATCCCGATGACCGCGGACGCCTCTTCGAGATTCTTCGCCACGATGACCGTGAGTTCATTCGCTTCGGGCAGGTCTATGTCACCACCGCCTTTCCCGGCGTGGTCAAGGCCTGGCATTTCCACCGCAAGCAGACCGACTTCTTCTGTATAATCCAGGGGAAGGCGCGCTTTGCCCTCTATGACCCGCGCCCCGATTCGCCGACCCGCGGACAAGTTGACGAAGTGCTCTGCGACGGCGACCGGCCGCAGCTGATCGTCATTCCGAATCTGGTCTATCACGGATTCAAGAACATCGGCGACATCGACGTGATCTGCATCAACTGCCCGACCGAGTCCTACGACGCGGCGGATCCCGACGAGGAACGCCTCGACCCGTACGCCAACGACATCCCCTACGATTGGCGGCGCTGA
- the glgP gene encoding alpha-glucan family phosphorylase, giving the protein MAARCVYAMKALHTIDVQPRVPERLSDLIMIAYNLWWSWHPEAIQLFRRMDADLWEQAHHNPVAMLGAMQQERLDELQHDEGFLAQLDRLAAQFKEYRSAATWYAKSHGPVDQPRIVYLSAEYGLTECMPIYSGGLGLLAGDHMKSASELGIPLIGVGLLYQRGYFTQYLNADGWQQERYNDNDFYNMPMRHLIGAEGQPLKIRLEFPRRAVVAQVWDVQVGRVRVILLDTNVPENSVEDRQITAELYGGDTERRIQQEIVLGVGGIRAVQALSFRCSVCHLNEGHSAFSVLERVRALVTEHNFALPHALEVVRKTTVFTTHTPVPAGIDQFPEPMMQNYFGEFVKQMGMAWNDFMALGHLDPNDRHAPFNMMSLALNMSYRANAVSRLHAKVSRRMVERGWPEVPVEEVPVVPITNGVHTRSWISQEMSELFDRYLGPAWSSQPADQTIWERIEQIPDEELWRTHERRREKLVAAARRRLVNQYEQRGALDHEIHAAREALNPQALTIGFARRFAPYKRATLLLRDRERLKRILMSETRPVQLLIAGKAHPHDQTGKDLIREIIHFAHQPELRRRVVFLEDYEISLARSLVQGVDLWLNTPRRPMEACGTSGMKVVFNGGLNASVLDGWWDEAYARDRGWAIGSGEEYTDWNLQDQIEADALYDLLEEEIVPLFYDRGTDNLPRGWIARMKSSMRALCPRYNANRMIREYTERFYVPAISDCDRLSGNRESLTAYSDWKEHVRRHWGQVAILKVAAHDGGRVSVGQAVGVTATVFLGALTPRDVRVELYFGKLDASDQIKDATPIPLPEVHDLGNGTFAFSGTTSRKRSGRYGYSVRVLPAHHAMTNPWEMRLVRWPSDQTIR; this is encoded by the coding sequence ATGGCCGCCCGCTGCGTTTACGCCATGAAAGCCCTGCACACCATCGATGTCCAGCCCCGGGTTCCCGAGCGGTTGTCCGATCTGATCATGATCGCTTACAACCTTTGGTGGTCCTGGCACCCCGAAGCCATTCAATTGTTCCGTCGCATGGACGCCGATCTCTGGGAACAGGCCCATCACAACCCCGTTGCCATGCTCGGCGCCATGCAGCAGGAACGGCTCGATGAATTGCAGCACGACGAGGGTTTCCTCGCGCAATTGGACCGGCTCGCGGCTCAGTTCAAAGAGTACAGGTCCGCGGCGACCTGGTATGCGAAATCGCACGGCCCGGTCGATCAGCCGCGCATCGTCTACCTCTCGGCCGAATACGGCCTCACCGAGTGCATGCCGATCTACTCCGGCGGCCTCGGCCTGTTGGCCGGCGATCATATGAAGTCGGCCAGCGAACTGGGCATCCCGCTGATCGGGGTCGGACTGCTTTATCAACGCGGCTATTTCACGCAATATCTCAACGCTGACGGTTGGCAGCAGGAACGGTACAACGACAACGATTTCTACAACATGCCGATGCGGCACCTGATCGGTGCCGAGGGCCAGCCGCTGAAGATCCGCCTCGAATTCCCCCGCCGCGCCGTGGTCGCGCAGGTCTGGGATGTGCAGGTGGGGCGGGTGCGCGTGATCCTGTTGGATACCAACGTGCCGGAAAACTCCGTCGAGGACCGTCAGATCACCGCCGAACTGTACGGCGGCGACACCGAGCGGCGCATTCAGCAGGAGATTGTGCTGGGCGTCGGCGGCATCCGCGCCGTCCAGGCGCTCAGCTTCCGTTGCTCGGTCTGCCATCTCAACGAAGGCCACAGCGCCTTCTCCGTTCTGGAGCGGGTCCGCGCGCTGGTGACCGAGCACAACTTCGCGTTGCCGCACGCGCTGGAGGTAGTGCGCAAGACCACGGTCTTTACCACGCACACGCCCGTGCCCGCCGGAATCGATCAGTTCCCCGAACCGATGATGCAGAACTACTTCGGGGAGTTCGTCAAGCAGATGGGCATGGCCTGGAATGATTTCATGGCGCTGGGGCATCTGGATCCCAACGACCGCCATGCGCCGTTCAACATGATGTCGCTGGCCCTGAACATGTCCTACCGCGCCAATGCGGTGTCGCGCCTGCACGCCAAAGTCTCGCGTCGCATGGTCGAACGCGGCTGGCCGGAAGTCCCGGTCGAGGAAGTGCCCGTGGTCCCGATCACCAACGGCGTGCACACCCGCTCGTGGATTTCACAGGAAATGTCGGAGTTGTTCGACCGCTATCTGGGACCCGCGTGGAGTTCGCAGCCGGCCGATCAGACCATCTGGGAGCGCATCGAGCAGATTCCCGATGAGGAGCTTTGGCGCACGCACGAGCGTCGCCGCGAGAAACTGGTGGCGGCCGCGCGCCGCCGGCTGGTGAACCAATACGAACAGCGCGGAGCGCTCGATCACGAAATCCATGCCGCCCGCGAAGCGCTCAACCCGCAGGCGCTCACCATCGGTTTCGCGCGCCGCTTCGCGCCCTACAAGCGCGCAACCCTCCTCTTACGCGACCGGGAACGGCTCAAACGGATCCTGATGTCGGAGACCCGTCCCGTCCAACTGTTGATCGCCGGCAAGGCGCATCCGCACGACCAAACCGGTAAGGACCTGATTCGGGAGATCATCCACTTCGCCCACCAGCCCGAGCTGCGCCGCCGCGTGGTCTTTCTGGAAGACTACGAGATTTCGTTGGCCCGCAGTCTGGTGCAGGGCGTGGATCTGTGGCTGAACACGCCGCGCCGTCCGATGGAAGCCTGTGGCACCAGCGGCATGAAGGTGGTCTTCAACGGGGGTCTCAATGCCAGCGTCCTCGACGGGTGGTGGGACGAGGCCTACGCGCGCGACCGCGGCTGGGCGATCGGCTCCGGCGAGGAATACACCGATTGGAACCTGCAGGATCAGATCGAAGCCGACGCCCTCTATGATTTGCTCGAAGAGGAGATTGTGCCGCTGTTCTATGACCGTGGCACCGACAATCTGCCGCGCGGCTGGATTGCCCGGATGAAATCGTCGATGCGCGCCCTCTGCCCGCGTTACAACGCCAACCGGATGATCCGCGAGTACACCGAGCGCTTCTACGTGCCGGCCATCTCCGATTGCGACCGTCTGAGCGGCAACCGTGAATCGCTGACCGCCTACAGCGACTGGAAGGAGCACGTCCGCCGTCACTGGGGCCAGGTGGCGATCCTCAAGGTGGCGGCGCACGACGGCGGCCGGGTCAGCGTCGGCCAGGCGGTCGGCGTCACCGCCACCGTCTTCCTCGGCGCGCTCACCCCGCGCGATGTCCGTGTCGAGCTGTATTTCGGCAAACTGGACGCCAGCGATCAGATCAAAGACGCCACTCCGATCCCGTTGCCGGAAGTCCACGATCTCGGCAACGGGACATTCGCCTTCAGCGGCACGACCTCCCGCAAGCGCAGCGGGCGCTATGGCTACTCCGTGCGCGTGTTGCCCGCCCACCACGCCATGACCAACCCATGGGAGATGCGGCTGGTGCGCTGGCCATCCGACCAGACAATCCGCTGA
- a CDS encoding sugar phosphate nucleotidyltransferase: MVQTGAIKGVVLAGGLGRRLGPLTEITNKHLLPIWDRPMIFYPLRTLLEAGIRDVLIVTGGQNPGDFLRLLGDGREFGFRHLSFTYQKGQGGIAAALACAEEFAAASPLCVILGDNILQESLRPELERYRKQGIGARILLKKVANPQRFGVARFEGKKLTAIVEKPQRPPSSFAVTGVYCFDASVFDRIRRLRPSRRGELEIADVNNSYLRDDALTYGTLPGWWTDAGTVESLHHASLLAARTWFGPTAREVFWPPFDRWVNKRLRNSA, encoded by the coding sequence GTGGTCCAAACAGGTGCCATCAAAGGAGTGGTTCTCGCCGGCGGTCTGGGGCGTCGTCTCGGACCGCTGACGGAAATCACCAACAAACATCTGCTGCCCATCTGGGACCGTCCGATGATCTTTTATCCGTTGCGGACGCTCCTGGAGGCGGGCATCAGGGATGTGCTGATAGTCACCGGCGGCCAGAATCCCGGCGACTTCCTGCGCCTTCTCGGCGATGGCCGTGAATTCGGCTTCCGGCATTTGTCTTTCACCTACCAGAAGGGGCAGGGTGGGATCGCCGCGGCCCTGGCCTGCGCCGAGGAATTCGCCGCCGCCAGCCCGCTCTGTGTCATCCTCGGCGACAACATTCTCCAGGAGAGTCTGCGCCCGGAGCTGGAGCGATACCGCAAGCAGGGGATCGGCGCGCGCATCCTGTTAAAGAAGGTGGCCAACCCGCAGCGCTTCGGCGTGGCGCGGTTCGAAGGGAAGAAGTTGACGGCCATTGTCGAGAAGCCCCAGCGGCCGCCCTCCTCCTTTGCGGTCACCGGGGTCTATTGCTTCGATGCGTCGGTGTTTGATCGCATCCGCCGGCTGCGTCCTTCCCGGCGTGGTGAACTTGAGATCGCCGATGTGAACAACTCGTACCTGCGGGACGACGCCCTTACCTATGGCACACTGCCCGGCTGGTGGACCGATGCCGGCACCGTCGAATCGCTGCACCATGCCTCGCTTCTGGCGGCACGCACCTGGTTTGGGCCGACGGCGCGCGAGGTCTTCTGGCCCCCGTTCGATCGCTGGGTGAACAAACGTCTGAGGAACTCGGCATGA
- a CDS encoding MOSC domain-containing protein translates to MPAEVVSIHYVRSDGARAVKADAVEVRANYGIPEDYRSGQSPRRQLTLIEEEALQEAARLLGRPVPEGASRRQVVVRGIDLNKMIGHHIRLGEITLSVERYCAPCERMNQELGPGGRDALRWKAGVTARVVSGGTLRVGDPVTLLPDSD, encoded by the coding sequence ATGCCCGCTGAAGTTGTCTCGATTCATTATGTCCGGTCCGACGGCGCCCGCGCCGTCAAGGCCGATGCCGTCGAAGTGCGCGCCAATTACGGCATTCCCGAAGACTATCGCTCCGGCCAAAGTCCGCGGCGGCAACTGACGCTGATCGAAGAGGAGGCCTTGCAGGAAGCCGCGCGCCTCCTTGGGCGTCCGGTTCCAGAGGGCGCCTCGCGTCGCCAGGTGGTCGTGCGCGGCATCGACTTGAACAAGATGATCGGACACCACATCCGTCTCGGCGAGATCACGCTGTCGGTGGAGCGCTATTGCGCGCCCTGCGAGCGCATGAATCAGGAACTCGGACCCGGCGGACGCGACGCCCTGCGCTGGAAGGCCGGCGTCACGGCCCGTGTGGTCTCCGGCGGCACGCTCCGTGTCGGCGATCCGGTCACGCTGCTGCCGGATTCCGATTGA